A DNA window from Methanobacterium petrolearium contains the following coding sequences:
- a CDS encoding TIGR00269 family protein produces the protein MKPLDPENFNQELEKKVKKIIKDYKLIDDGDRVVVALSGGKDSVLTLHLLDKIQKESDFDFKLLAIAIDEGIGGYREDGLKSARNNAYQLGVDYHEISLKKEFGITLDQSESYYQTACVPCGVFRRYLLNRTAHDLGVDKLATGHNLDDEIQSFLMSFARADVRRFAKFGPRQQRIHPKLVPRIKPLWCIPEKEVGMWAVLNEMDVHLAECPYAHQSLRSRLKNYLNQLEEDRPGTKMKILRFFQKSLKINKKEIKLSECEICGEPSAASVCKACEIREFVKNQLEYNNELK, from the coding sequence ATGAAACCCCTTGATCCTGAAAATTTCAACCAGGAACTTGAAAAAAAGGTTAAAAAAATTATAAAGGATTATAAACTCATAGATGATGGAGATAGGGTGGTCGTAGCCCTTTCTGGTGGAAAAGACAGTGTATTAACATTACATCTTCTTGATAAAATTCAAAAAGAATCAGATTTTGATTTTAAACTATTGGCTATTGCTATTGATGAAGGGATAGGGGGTTATCGTGAGGATGGGTTGAAATCTGCCCGAAATAATGCATACCAATTAGGGGTGGATTACCATGAGATTTCCCTTAAAAAAGAGTTCGGAATAACCCTTGATCAGTCTGAAAGTTATTATCAGACTGCTTGTGTCCCCTGTGGTGTTTTCAGACGCTACCTTCTAAACCGAACTGCTCATGATCTTGGGGTTGATAAATTAGCCACAGGACATAATCTTGATGATGAAATTCAATCATTTCTTATGAGTTTTGCCCGGGCAGATGTAAGGCGTTTTGCCAAGTTCGGGCCCAGACAGCAACGTATCCACCCTAAACTGGTGCCACGTATTAAACCATTATGGTGCATACCGGAAAAAGAGGTAGGTATGTGGGCAGTTTTGAATGAAATGGATGTACATCTGGCAGAATGTCCTTATGCACATCAGTCTCTTAGGTCACGTCTGAAAAACTATTTAAACCAATTGGAAGAAGATAGACCCGGAACCAAGATGAAAATTCTTAGATTTTTTCAGAAAAGTCTTAAGATAAATAAAAAAGAGATTAAACTTTCAGAATGTGAAATATGCGGTGAGCCATCTGCTGCTTCTGTATGCAAAGCCTGTGAAATTCGAGAATTTGTAAAAAATCAACTTGAGTATAATAATGAGCTAAAATAG
- a CDS encoding DegT/DnrJ/EryC1/StrS family aminotransferase, which yields MIPIAKPLIGEEEIEEVEKVLKSGFIAQGPKVAEFEEEFASYVGTEHAIAVSSGTTALHLALLSAGVGKGDEVITTPFSFAATSNCALYVDAKPVFVDIDLKTFNLNPELIEGAITEKTKAIIPVHLYGQPAQMDRIKQIAKEHDLRVIEDAAQAHGAMIKDKMVGSMGDMACFSFYPTKNMTTSEGGMITTNNSHMADMARILRAHGEKERYKHEILGYNFRMTDISASIGLVQLKKLDGFNQKRIENAEYLKEHIKGLTGIKPPYVSPKVKHVFHQYTVRVKEGKRNALMEYLNQEGIGTGIHYPIPIYKQKLYQDRGYDDNWPETEKAALEVLSLPVHPGLTIEELEKIAISLEAASENLFE from the coding sequence ATGATACCAATTGCCAAGCCCCTTATAGGTGAAGAAGAGATTGAAGAAGTTGAAAAGGTATTAAAATCAGGATTCATAGCCCAAGGCCCTAAAGTAGCAGAGTTTGAAGAAGAATTTGCCAGTTACGTTGGAACTGAACATGCCATTGCTGTAAGTTCAGGCACCACAGCATTACATCTGGCATTGCTTTCTGCAGGGGTAGGGAAGGGTGATGAAGTCATAACCACTCCTTTCAGCTTTGCAGCTACCAGTAACTGTGCACTATATGTGGATGCAAAGCCTGTCTTTGTAGATATAGATCTTAAAACCTTTAATTTAAATCCAGAACTCATTGAGGGGGCTATCACAGAGAAAACCAAAGCAATCATACCAGTACATCTTTATGGTCAACCAGCACAGATGGACCGGATAAAACAGATAGCCAAAGAACATGATCTAAGGGTTATTGAAGATGCTGCCCAAGCTCACGGTGCAATGATCAAAGATAAAATGGTGGGATCCATGGGAGATATGGCATGTTTCAGTTTTTATCCTACTAAAAACATGACTACCAGTGAGGGGGGTATGATTACCACAAACAACTCCCATATGGCCGACATGGCTCGGATTTTAAGGGCTCATGGTGAAAAAGAACGGTATAAACATGAAATTCTTGGATATAACTTCCGAATGACTGATATATCTGCCAGTATTGGCCTGGTACAACTTAAGAAGTTGGATGGGTTTAACCAAAAACGGATAGAAAACGCTGAATACCTTAAGGAGCACATAAAAGGTTTAACCGGTATCAAACCGCCATATGTTTCCCCAAAAGTAAAACACGTGTTCCATCAATATACTGTGCGAGTTAAAGAAGGTAAAAGGAATGCTTTGATGGAATATTTGAACCAGGAAGGAATTGGAACTGGAATACATTACCCTATCCCCATATATAAACAAAAACTTTATCAGGACAGGGGATATGATGATAACTGGCCTGAAACAGAAAAAGCTGCCCTTGAAGTTCTTTCATTACCTGTACACCCTGGGTTGACTATTGAAGAGTTGGAAAAAATAGCCATTTCATTGGAAGCTGCTTCAGAGAATTTATTTGAGTAA
- the comB gene encoding 2-phosphosulfolactate phosphatase, which produces MQVSLSLERSFSHDVAIMVDVLRASTTITIALEKIPYVIPTLEIEEALVMAPKHQAFLAGERDGATIEGFDTGNSPLEIQKLSGNTLIITTTNGTRILKGIKGRAFIGSFINARAVAQKASNIASEHVEVVMAGVRGKFAIEDFLGAGEIITHLQDHELDEMAQSALLAVQNPELVDYHVKNSRSARKLRKLGFGEDVEFCLQRDISQIAPQFKEGIIRISE; this is translated from the coding sequence ATGCAGGTTTCCTTAAGTTTAGAGAGATCATTTTCCCATGATGTTGCTATAATGGTGGATGTTTTGCGCGCCAGTACCACCATCACTATTGCCCTGGAAAAAATTCCCTATGTTATCCCTACACTGGAAATAGAAGAAGCACTGGTTATGGCACCGAAACATCAGGCGTTCCTAGCCGGTGAAAGAGATGGTGCAACCATTGAAGGATTTGACACTGGTAACTCACCACTGGAAATCCAGAAATTAAGTGGTAACACCCTGATTATCACCACAACTAATGGAACCCGAATTTTAAAAGGGATCAAAGGCCGTGCATTTATAGGTTCATTTATAAATGCCAGGGCAGTTGCCCAAAAAGCCAGTAACATTGCTTCAGAACATGTAGAAGTGGTTATGGCGGGAGTGAGAGGAAAATTCGCTATAGAAGATTTTTTAGGTGCTGGAGAAATAATTACCCATCTACAGGATCATGAACTTGATGAAATGGCCCAATCAGCACTTTTAGCAGTTCAAAATCCAGAACTGGTTGATTATCATGTTAAAAACTCCCGGTCAGCACGCAAACTTCGAAAACTAGGATTTGGTGAAGATGTGGAATTCTGCCTCCAGCGTGATATCTCACAGATAGCTCCCCAATTTAAAGAGGGTATTATAAGAATTTCAGAATAA
- a CDS encoding MTH1187 family thiamine-binding protein, with amino-acid sequence MISAELTIIPLGTSGTSLSNYVAVAIAALDETGIKYQLSGMGTLLEAETPDELFDAIKIAHEAVLSAGVDRVVTSVNIDDRRDRDRTMTDKIRSVEKKLG; translated from the coding sequence ATGATATCAGCAGAACTGACCATAATCCCCCTAGGCACATCTGGAACCAGTTTAAGCAACTATGTGGCTGTTGCTATAGCTGCTCTTGATGAAACGGGCATAAAATATCAGTTGAGTGGCATGGGAACTTTACTGGAGGCTGAAACTCCTGATGAACTTTTTGATGCCATTAAAATAGCTCATGAAGCAGTTCTTTCAGCGGGTGTGGATCGTGTGGTGACCAGTGTCAATATCGACGATCGCAGGGATCGTGACAGAACCATGACTGATAAGATACGTTCCGTAGAGAAGAAACTGGGATAA
- a CDS encoding GTPBP1 family GTP-binding protein, with product MSGKNFAKLTQAGERKNIEFKENLNSKTHLFTERKQQLASQMKYRLERGYGEAIYFIGVDDNGQLLGLTQPEMNESLHVLGELAHEINSKIMDVETEPAGRGEVAKVIISRQQTNQPDHLLIGVAGHVDHGKSTLVGTLTTGSLDSGSGSTRIFLDVQKHEIERGLSADLSFAVYGFSEGETVRIKNPLNKREKALLVEKCDKLVSFVDTVGHEPWLRTTIRGIVGQKLSHGLLVVSADQGPTHITREHLGIILAMDLPVIVVITKIDMVSPERIKTVRQDIFDLLKLVGRIPYMVESPKDADFLTENMNHHLVPVIKASPVTGEGLEILDRLFSGLKIPSYEEDSKKPFMMYIDKIYSVVGVGTVVSGTIRQGTVKKGEKLILGPFSSGDFVPVNVRSIEMHHYRKENASVGEVVGISITGVEMTEIKRGMIICHPDYNPSAVREFDADVAILVHPTTIKEGYECITHIETIAETTCFKPIENEYLSAGDTGKIRMRFKYRPFAIREGQKLIFREGKSKGVGTVTRLVS from the coding sequence ATGAGTGGTAAAAATTTCGCAAAACTCACTCAAGCCGGTGAGAGAAAAAACATAGAATTCAAAGAAAACCTTAATTCTAAAACTCATCTTTTCACTGAGCGTAAACAACAACTGGCATCCCAGATGAAGTATCGTCTGGAGAGGGGGTATGGTGAAGCTATTTATTTTATAGGAGTTGACGATAATGGTCAACTACTGGGACTCACCCAACCAGAGATGAATGAATCACTACACGTTCTGGGTGAACTTGCCCACGAAATAAACTCCAAAATCATGGATGTGGAAACCGAACCAGCAGGTAGAGGTGAAGTGGCAAAGGTGATCATCAGCCGCCAGCAAACCAACCAACCTGACCACCTGCTAATTGGAGTTGCCGGCCATGTAGATCATGGAAAAAGCACCCTGGTGGGAACATTAACCACCGGATCCCTTGACTCCGGTTCAGGAAGCACCAGAATCTTCCTGGATGTTCAAAAACATGAAATTGAACGGGGACTGTCTGCTGATCTTTCCTTTGCAGTTTACGGGTTCAGTGAGGGAGAAACTGTAAGGATTAAAAATCCTTTAAATAAGCGTGAAAAAGCTCTTTTAGTTGAAAAATGTGATAAACTTGTTTCCTTCGTTGACACTGTTGGCCATGAACCCTGGCTCCGCACTACCATCCGTGGTATTGTGGGACAGAAACTGAGTCATGGTTTACTGGTAGTATCAGCTGATCAAGGACCAACACACATCACCAGGGAGCATTTAGGCATTATACTGGCCATGGACTTACCAGTCATCGTAGTGATAACTAAAATTGACATGGTAAGCCCTGAAAGAATAAAAACAGTCCGTCAGGATATCTTTGACCTGTTGAAACTGGTGGGTCGAATACCATACATGGTAGAAAGTCCCAAAGATGCTGATTTTTTGACTGAAAACATGAACCACCACCTGGTACCAGTTATTAAAGCATCTCCTGTCACCGGTGAAGGTTTAGAAATTTTAGATCGGCTTTTTTCAGGTCTTAAAATCCCATCCTATGAGGAAGATTCTAAAAAACCGTTCATGATGTATATTGATAAGATATACTCAGTTGTTGGTGTGGGAACTGTGGTAAGCGGCACTATACGGCAGGGTACTGTTAAAAAAGGTGAAAAGCTGATTTTGGGCCCTTTTAGTTCTGGTGATTTTGTTCCAGTGAATGTCAGATCCATAGAAATGCATCATTACCGTAAGGAGAATGCTAGTGTAGGGGAAGTGGTGGGTATTTCCATCACCGGAGTTGAAATGACTGAAATTAAAAGAGGCATGATTATTTGTCATCCTGACTATAACCCCAGTGCAGTGCGAGAATTTGACGCAGATGTAGCCATACTGGTACACCCAACCACAATTAAAGAAGGTTATGAATGTATAACCCACATAGAGACCATAGCAGAAACCACCTGCTTTAAACCCATTGAAAATGAATATTTATCAGCCGGAGACACTGGTAAGATTAGAATGAGATTCAAATACCGTCCTTTTGCAATACGTGAAGGTCAAAAACTAATATTTAGAGAAGGGAAGAGTAAAGGAGTGGGCACTGTAACCCGCCTGGTCAGTTAA
- a CDS encoding TraB/GumN family protein: protein MAPDNLKIIGTAHVSEKSVEEVRNTILESKPDVVAVELDAARYQNLLNEKNGVQTDKEIKIREILKGNNLTMFLVSGFLSYFQKKIGEEVGVKPGSEMLAAAEAAQEAGARVALIDRDIQITLKRALNHMTFWEKAKFVYSIIASFFTDDEAIEDIESIKEGDALEEVMGYFQEMSPHAYEVLVKERDAYMARMLLDLDGDVVAVVGAGHKEGIREKMEHPEEIPPLHQLLELKKQKITVTNVILFALPASFIIIFAAALINGINIQGGLLYFVLLTGGLAFLGSLLAGSKIPSAITAFLVAPITSIHPLLAAGWFAGIVEAKLRGVSMDDLSDLSKTESLRDLWNNNLFRILLVVVGANIGCSIGTFLSIPNVLLPLINQLMGL, encoded by the coding sequence ATGGCACCTGACAATCTAAAAATCATCGGTACAGCCCATGTATCTGAAAAAAGTGTTGAAGAAGTAAGAAACACTATTTTGGAATCAAAACCAGATGTTGTGGCAGTGGAACTTGATGCTGCCCGTTATCAGAACTTGTTAAATGAAAAAAACGGCGTCCAGACTGATAAAGAGATAAAGATAAGGGAAATCTTAAAAGGGAATAATTTAACCATGTTTTTGGTTAGTGGGTTTCTCAGCTATTTCCAGAAAAAGATTGGAGAAGAAGTGGGAGTTAAACCCGGTTCAGAGATGCTGGCTGCAGCCGAAGCTGCCCAAGAAGCAGGAGCCAGGGTGGCACTCATTGACCGGGACATTCAAATAACCCTTAAACGGGCCTTAAATCATATGACCTTCTGGGAAAAGGCCAAATTTGTGTATAGTATCATTGCATCATTTTTCACAGATGATGAAGCAATTGAAGACATTGAAAGCATAAAAGAGGGTGATGCACTGGAAGAAGTAATGGGCTACTTCCAGGAGATGTCCCCCCACGCCTACGAAGTTCTGGTAAAAGAAAGGGATGCTTACATGGCCAGGATGCTCCTGGATCTTGATGGAGATGTGGTGGCAGTAGTGGGTGCAGGCCACAAAGAGGGAATCAGGGAGAAAATGGAACATCCCGAGGAAATACCTCCACTTCACCAGCTTTTAGAATTGAAAAAACAAAAAATAACAGTTACTAATGTTATTCTATTTGCCCTCCCTGCATCATTCATCATAATATTTGCAGCTGCCCTAATAAATGGCATCAACATCCAAGGGGGACTCCTGTACTTTGTCCTGCTCACTGGTGGCCTTGCATTTCTGGGCTCATTACTGGCAGGATCAAAAATTCCTTCAGCCATAACCGCATTCTTGGTAGCCCCAATAACCTCCATACACCCCCTTCTGGCTGCTGGTTGGTTTGCAGGGATAGTGGAAGCAAAACTACGAGGGGTATCCATGGATGATCTTTCCGATCTATCCAAAACTGAAAGTTTACGTGATCTCTGGAATAATAATCTCTTCAGAATCCTTTTAGTGGTGGTGGGGGCCAACATTGGATGCAGTATTGGAACATTCCTTTCCATACCTAACGTTCTTTTACCCTTAATCAACCAGTTAATGGGTTTATAA
- a CDS encoding DUF1922 domain-containing protein — MYLIFRCDCGRAVYAKESVKRKKCVCGKNLKVSERRILAKTQDPQEASKKVQELQEEKYGEAIFTTADKIKR, encoded by the coding sequence ATGTATTTGATATTCAGATGTGACTGTGGGCGGGCAGTATACGCCAAAGAGAGTGTGAAGCGTAAAAAATGTGTTTGTGGTAAAAATTTAAAGGTCTCTGAAAGGCGAATCCTGGCCAAAACTCAAGATCCACAAGAAGCCTCAAAGAAGGTGCAGGAACTTCAGGAAGAAAAGTATGGTGAAGCAATTTTCACCACTGCAGATAAGATCAAACGGTAA
- a CDS encoding TRAM domain-containing protein: MFGADETPKTAPIKEGEEYEVKIEDVGKEGDGITRIEGFVVFVPETKVGEEVKVRITSVRRRFAFAEKVPE; encoded by the coding sequence TTGTTTGGTGCAGATGAAACTCCAAAAACAGCCCCTATAAAAGAAGGGGAAGAATACGAAGTCAAAATCGAGGATGTAGGTAAAGAAGGCGATGGAATCACACGAATTGAAGGTTTCGTGGTCTTTGTGCCTGAAACAAAGGTAGGTGAAGAGGTTAAAGTTCGGATAACCTCAGTTCGGAGAAGATTCGCTTTTGCCGAGAAAGTCCCGGAATAA